GGCGGCCAGCAGCATGCGATTTTCCGGCATGAAGCGGCCGTCGAGCAGATCGTCCATGCAGGTCAGCATGTCGTCGCGGGCGATATCGGTCATGAAGCCGAGCCGGCCCTGATTGACGCCGACCAGCGGCACGCAGTAACGCGCCAGGCGGCGCGCCGCGTTGAGCATGGTGCCGTCGCCTCCGAGCACGATGGCGAGGTCGGCATGCGCGCCGATGTCGTTGAAGCCACAGGTCACCCAGCGCGACAGATCGACCTTGCGCCCGATGTGCTCCGCCGTCTCGCGTTCGATGAAAACGCTGACGCCCCGCTCGTGCAGGTATTCGGCCAGACGACGCAAGGACTCGGCAATTTCCATACTGTGGTATTTGCCGACCAGTGCAATCGTCCGCGGCGCGCGGATGGAAGCGAAGCTTCTGTTCATGGCCCGAATTCTTGCATAAAAATCGCCGCGCGCGCTCGGTCGATCGCCATCTCCCTGAAGCGGAGGACAGAGGCAACGGTACACCGACAAAGCGCAGTAAGATTCCCCTTCCCATTTTTACCGCACAAAGCCATGCATCTCCCCGACCACCAACTCAGCATGACCGTCCTGATGACGCCCGACATGGCCAACTTTTCCGGCAATGTACACGGCGGCACCATCCTCAAGCTGCTCGACCAGGTTGCCTATGCCTGCGCCAGCCGCTACGCCGGCGAATATGTCGTCACCCTGTCGGTCGACCAGGTGATGTTCCGGCAATCCATCCATGTCGGCGAACTGGTGACCTTCCTGGCCAGCGTCAATTACACAGGCCGTACGTCGATGGAAATCGGCATCAAAGTGCTCACCGAGAACATCCGCGAACACAGCGTGCGCCATGCCAACAGCTGCTTCTTCACGATGGTCGCCGTGGACGAACAGGGCAAGGCGACGCCGGTGCCGCCGCGCCAACCGGAAACGCCAGAAGAAAAACGCCGCTTCCAGGCCGCCATCCTGCGCCGCGAACTGCGCCAGGAGTTCGAATCGCGCCGCCTCGCCCTCCATCCGGTCGACGTCGCGTAATTGCCCTTTTTCCGGCGGCTGCCCGCACAAATGAAGGGCAGCAGCCCCGCAGGTTTTTTGTACAATCCCCAGCCATGATGGATGATCGCTCCCGTACCCTGCTCAAGACGCTGGTTGAACACTACATTGCTGATGGCCAGCCGGTCGGCTCGCGGGCGCTCTCGAAGTTTTCCGGACTCGACCTGTCGCCGGCCACCATCCGCAACGTCATGGCCGACCTCGAGGAAGCCGGCTTCGTCTCCAGCCCGCACACCTCGGCCGGGCGCGTACCGACGGCGCGCGGCTACCGTCTGTTCGTCGACAGCCTGCTCACGGTACGACCGCTCGAAGCCCGCCAGATGGGCGCCATGGAAGATGCACTGAGCGGCCAGCCGGCCAGCCAGATCATTTCCAGCGCCTCGCAGCTGCTTTCCGGCCTGACCCATTTTGCCGGCGTCGTCATGGCGCCGCGCCGGGGCGC
The DNA window shown above is from Quatrionicoccus australiensis and carries:
- a CDS encoding acyl-CoA thioesterase; its protein translation is MHLPDHQLSMTVLMTPDMANFSGNVHGGTILKLLDQVAYACASRYAGEYVVTLSVDQVMFRQSIHVGELVTFLASVNYTGRTSMEIGIKVLTENIREHSVRHANSCFFTMVAVDEQGKATPVPPRQPETPEEKRRFQAAILRRELRQEFESRRLALHPVDVA